One stretch of Bosea vaviloviae DNA includes these proteins:
- a CDS encoding IlvD/Edd family dehydratase produces the protein MAKAPAGKKPVRKIKPEQLRSKAWFDNPANADMTALYIERTMNFGLSRDELQSGRPIIGIAQTGSDIAPCNRHHIELAHRVRDGIRERGGVPFEFPIHPIQETCKRPTASLDRNLQYLSLVEILYGYPLDGVVLTTGCDKTTPAQLMAAATVDIPAIALPGGPMLNGNFRGERTGSGTIVWKARQMMAAGEIDYKGFVDLVASSAPSAGHCNTMGTATTMNSIAEALGMTLPGAAAIPAPYRDRYEMAYLTGLRIVDMVWENLIPSKIMTREAFENAIVVNSAIGGSTNAPISVNAIAKHIGVPLDNEDWTAVGYDIPLLVNLQPAGEYLGEDYYRAGGVPAVVSELVAKGKIKPAITANGKTLAENCEGFFAEDRRVIKAYDEPMKAQSGFLNLRGNLFDSAIMKTSVITPEFRKRYLENPKDPMAFEGKAIVFDGPEDYHHRIDDPALAIDEHSILFIRGVGPIGYPGAAEVVNMRPPDYLIKKGVTALACVGDGRQSGTSGSPSILNASPEAATGGGLALLKTGDKVRIDLNKRSADILISDKELEERRAALKAAGGYKYPKSQTPWQEIQRKIVGELSEGMVLKPAVKYQKIHKKFGVPRDNH, from the coding sequence ATGGCCAAAGCACCTGCCGGCAAGAAGCCGGTTCGCAAGATCAAGCCCGAACAGCTGCGCTCGAAGGCCTGGTTCGACAATCCCGCCAATGCCGACATGACGGCGCTCTATATCGAGCGCACCATGAATTTCGGCTTGTCGCGCGACGAATTGCAGTCCGGCCGCCCGATTATCGGCATCGCCCAGACCGGCTCCGACATCGCACCCTGCAACCGCCACCATATCGAGCTCGCCCATCGCGTTCGCGACGGCATCCGCGAGCGCGGCGGCGTGCCCTTCGAGTTTCCGATCCACCCGATCCAGGAAACCTGCAAGCGCCCGACCGCCAGCCTCGACCGCAATCTGCAATATCTCTCGCTCGTCGAGATTCTCTACGGCTACCCGCTCGACGGCGTCGTCTTGACGACCGGCTGCGACAAGACCACGCCGGCCCAGCTGATGGCGGCGGCGACCGTCGACATCCCGGCGATCGCCCTGCCCGGCGGCCCGATGCTGAACGGCAATTTCCGCGGCGAGCGCACGGGCTCCGGCACGATCGTCTGGAAGGCGCGCCAGATGATGGCGGCCGGCGAGATCGACTATAAGGGCTTCGTCGATCTGGTTGCATCCTCGGCGCCCTCGGCCGGCCATTGCAACACCATGGGCACGGCGACGACGATGAACTCGATCGCCGAAGCGCTCGGCATGACGCTGCCCGGCGCGGCCGCGATCCCGGCGCCTTACCGCGACCGCTATGAGATGGCCTATCTCACCGGCCTTCGCATCGTCGACATGGTCTGGGAGAACCTGATCCCGTCGAAGATCATGACGCGCGAGGCGTTCGAGAATGCGATCGTCGTGAATTCCGCCATCGGCGGCTCGACCAATGCGCCGATCTCGGTCAACGCCATCGCCAAGCATATCGGCGTTCCCCTCGACAACGAGGATTGGACGGCGGTCGGCTATGATATCCCGCTGCTGGTGAACCTGCAGCCCGCCGGCGAATATCTCGGCGAGGATTACTACCGCGCCGGCGGCGTGCCTGCCGTGGTCTCCGAGCTCGTCGCCAAGGGCAAGATCAAGCCCGCCATCACCGCCAATGGCAAGACGCTGGCCGAGAATTGCGAGGGCTTCTTCGCCGAGGACCGCCGCGTCATCAAGGCCTATGACGAGCCGATGAAGGCCCAGTCCGGCTTCCTCAATCTGCGCGGCAATCTGTTCGATTCCGCCATCATGAAGACCAGCGTGATCACGCCGGAATTCCGCAAGCGCTATCTCGAGAACCCGAAGGACCCGATGGCCTTCGAGGGCAAGGCGATCGTCTTCGACGGGCCGGAGGATTACCACCACCGCATCGACGACCCGGCGCTCGCGATCGACGAGCACTCGATCCTGTTCATCCGTGGCGTCGGGCCGATCGGCTATCCCGGCGCGGCCGAGGTCGTGAACATGCGGCCGCCGGACTACCTGATCAAGAAGGGCGTCACCGCGCTCGCCTGCGTCGGCGACGGCCGGCAATCGGGCACCTCCGGCTCGCCCTCGATCCTGAACGCCTCGCCGGAAGCGGCGACCGGCGGCGGGCTCGCACTTCTCAAGACCGGCGACAAGGTCCGCATCGACCTCAATAAGCGCAGCGCCGACATCCTGATCTCCGACAAGGAGCTCGAGGAGCGCCGCGCCGCGCTGAAAGCCGCCGGCGGCTACAAATATCCCAAGAGCCAGACCCCCTGGCAGGAGATCCAGCGCAAGATCGTCGGCGAGCTTTCCGAGGGCATGGTGCTGAAGCCGGCGGTCAAGTACCAGAAGATCCACAAGAAGTTCGGCGTGCCGCGGGATAATCACTGA
- a CDS encoding LysR family transcriptional regulator translates to MQLTLRQIEVFRALMRCRTVVGAARELRIAQPTVTKTIRRIEDVCALALFDRHGGRLVPTAEAHRLLGEVDLAFEQMEGALARALRITRADGGSLRLGASPSVGRLLVPLATADLLKEHPGLSLHVDILFVSQVMDYLLSGQGECAVTLFPILHAGIRSVPVAKAPVMAVAPMDWLPAGDGPLAPSCLIDRPIIVFEPHSVHGLAVDAVLRTGGVTPTRTHVARFAETAIGLAEAGIGVAIVDAFSALAADRSRVAVRRLDHPPPYDIYLHRPIERARSRLMQHFEMALRQQAAELSAQP, encoded by the coding sequence ATGCAGCTCACGCTGCGCCAGATCGAGGTGTTCCGGGCGCTGATGCGCTGCCGCACCGTGGTCGGCGCAGCCCGAGAGCTGCGCATCGCCCAGCCGACCGTGACCAAGACGATCCGGCGTATCGAGGACGTTTGCGCGCTCGCCCTCTTCGACCGGCATGGCGGCCGGCTTGTGCCGACGGCGGAGGCGCACCGGCTGCTCGGCGAGGTCGATCTCGCCTTCGAGCAGATGGAGGGTGCGCTCGCCCGCGCACTGCGCATCACCCGCGCCGATGGCGGCTCTCTGCGCCTGGGAGCCTCGCCCAGCGTCGGGCGGCTCCTGGTCCCGCTGGCCACGGCCGATCTGCTGAAGGAGCATCCGGGCCTGAGCCTGCATGTCGATATCCTCTTCGTCAGCCAGGTGATGGACTATCTGCTCTCGGGCCAGGGCGAATGCGCCGTCACCCTGTTCCCGATCCTGCATGCCGGTATCCGCAGCGTGCCTGTCGCCAAGGCTCCGGTCATGGCGGTCGCCCCGATGGACTGGCTGCCGGCCGGCGATGGCCCGCTGGCGCCGTCCTGCCTGATTGACCGGCCGATCATCGTGTTCGAGCCGCACTCCGTGCACGGTCTCGCGGTCGACGCCGTATTGCGAACCGGCGGTGTCACGCCGACGCGCACCCATGTCGCGCGTTTCGCCGAAACCGCGATCGGCCTGGCGGAAGCCGGGATCGGCGTCGCGATCGTCGATGCGTTCAGCGCACTCGCAGCCGACCGGAGCCGGGTCGCGGTCAGGCGGCTCGACCATCCCCCGCCCTACGACATCTATCTGCATCGGCCGATCGAGCGTGCGCGCAGTCGGCTGATGCAGCATTTCGAGATGGCCTTGCGGCAACAGGCAGCAGAACTCAGCGCCCAACCATAG
- a CDS encoding Bug family tripartite tricarboxylate transporter substrate binding protein, with the protein MTECDDTHGCDTISRRAALTGALAILASATARPALAQTYPTRVMQLIVPFAAGGGVDVVVRVVAEAAGDILKQRLVIENRGGAGTVLGSQAVAKAEPDGYTLLAAPTTMVINPALRSSLPFDWKTDLVPVAMIAKLPFVVTSGLKLPAKTMKELEALGKTRGTPITFGSGGANTVAHLAGEVFGLVSGAPVLHVAYRGEAPALTDSMSGNIDVMFSTLAGASAHVKAGTLRALGVTTAKRTSLLPDVPTVAEQGYAGYDLSAWVALVAPKNTPPAVVATLNAAVNGALAKPEIAARLIEIGAEPAPDTTAALASFMAKDAQTWAGVIKAAGIKGE; encoded by the coding sequence ATGACCGAATGCGACGACACCCATGGCTGCGACACGATCTCACGCCGCGCCGCCCTGACCGGCGCCTTGGCGATCCTGGCGAGCGCGACAGCGCGGCCCGCTTTGGCGCAGACCTATCCCACGCGCGTGATGCAATTGATCGTGCCCTTCGCGGCTGGCGGCGGCGTCGATGTCGTGGTGCGTGTCGTGGCGGAAGCCGCCGGCGACATCCTCAAGCAGCGCCTCGTCATCGAGAACCGCGGCGGCGCCGGCACGGTGCTGGGCTCGCAGGCCGTCGCCAAGGCCGAGCCCGACGGCTACACGCTGCTCGCCGCGCCCACCACCATGGTGATCAACCCGGCGCTGCGCAGCAGCCTGCCCTTCGACTGGAAGACCGATCTCGTCCCCGTGGCGATGATCGCAAAGCTGCCCTTCGTGGTGACCTCGGGCCTGAAACTGCCGGCCAAGACGATGAAGGAGCTCGAGGCGCTGGGCAAGACGCGCGGCACGCCGATCACCTTCGGCTCGGGCGGCGCCAACACCGTGGCGCATCTCGCCGGCGAGGTCTTCGGGCTCGTCTCCGGCGCTCCGGTCCTGCATGTCGCCTATCGCGGCGAGGCCCCGGCCCTGACCGATTCGATGAGCGGCAATATCGACGTGATGTTCTCGACGCTGGCTGGCGCCTCCGCTCATGTGAAGGCCGGCACCTTGCGGGCGCTCGGCGTCACCACGGCCAAGCGGACGAGCCTGCTGCCCGATGTCCCGACCGTCGCCGAGCAGGGCTATGCCGGCTACGACCTCTCCGCCTGGGTCGCGCTGGTCGCGCCGAAGAACACGCCGCCCGCCGTGGTCGCGACCCTCAATGCGGCGGTGAACGGCGCCCTTGCCAAGCCGGAGATCGCCGCCCGGCTGATCGAGATCGGCGCCGAACCTGCGCCCGACACCACCGCGGCGCTTGCAAGCTTCATGGCCAAGGATGCGCAGACCTGGGCCGGCGTGATCAAGGCGGCCGGCATCAAGGGCGAATAG
- a CDS encoding zinc-dependent alcohol dehydrogenase → MLALRKLAPEPGIALCEVPEPAAPGPDDVVVAVTAAGICGTDLHIADWTAGYAAMAQAMPVTMGHEFAGRVARLGEGVSDLRRGDRVVIRPSVVCGQCERCCTGQAEDCVTRRGIGIMRDGGFAALACVPAENCVPVPDALTDALAALTEPMTVSAEAVDTAGVRQGDSVLIIGPGTIGQGIALFTEAAGADRIVIAGHDDAARLATLRDMGFADTLDTVGTSLRKGLERAGLPLSYDRIIEAAGVPALVGEALDLLALRGVLTICGIHAKPAAVDLTILVRRHQQIRGSYRAPLATWPRVLGYLAAHGARVSHMITEEVALAEAPAAFARAKSRSASKIMLRP, encoded by the coding sequence ATGCTAGCGCTTCGAAAACTCGCGCCTGAGCCGGGGATCGCCCTGTGCGAGGTTCCGGAACCAGCCGCGCCCGGGCCCGACGACGTCGTCGTCGCGGTCACGGCCGCCGGCATCTGCGGCACCGACCTCCACATCGCCGACTGGACCGCCGGCTATGCCGCGATGGCGCAGGCGATGCCGGTGACGATGGGCCATGAATTCGCCGGCAGGGTGGCCCGTCTGGGCGAGGGCGTCTCGGACTTGCGCCGCGGCGACCGGGTCGTCATCCGGCCCTCCGTCGTCTGCGGCCAATGCGAACGCTGCTGCACCGGACAGGCGGAGGATTGCGTCACGCGGCGTGGCATCGGCATCATGCGCGACGGCGGTTTCGCCGCGCTCGCCTGCGTGCCTGCCGAAAACTGCGTGCCGGTGCCCGACGCGCTGACCGACGCGCTCGCCGCCTTGACCGAGCCGATGACGGTCTCGGCCGAGGCTGTCGATACCGCCGGAGTGAGGCAAGGCGACAGCGTGCTCATCATCGGCCCCGGCACGATCGGCCAAGGCATCGCGCTCTTCACTGAGGCGGCCGGCGCCGACCGCATCGTCATCGCCGGACATGACGACGCCGCGCGCCTGGCGACCCTGCGCGACATGGGCTTCGCCGATACGCTCGACACGGTCGGCACCTCGCTGCGCAAAGGCCTGGAACGGGCCGGATTGCCGTTGTCCTATGACCGGATCATCGAGGCCGCCGGCGTGCCGGCGCTTGTCGGCGAGGCGCTCGATCTGCTCGCCTTGCGCGGCGTGCTGACGATCTGCGGTATCCATGCCAAGCCGGCCGCTGTCGATCTGACGATCCTGGTCAGGCGCCATCAGCAGATCCGCGGCTCCTATCGCGCGCCCCTGGCGACGTGGCCGCGTGTGCTCGGCTACCTCGCCGCCCATGGTGCGCGCGTCTCCCACATGATCACGGAGGAGGTCGCGCTGGCGGAGGCGCCGGCTGCCTTCGCGCGCGCCAAAAGCCGATCCGCTTCCAAGATCATGCTGCGGCCATGA
- a CDS encoding isocitrate lyase/PEP mutase family protein has protein sequence MAYAPQVDAFRKLHEAGCFVMPNPWDLGSARWLHGQDFKALATTSAGFAFTQGRADQDVPRDMMLAHIAEMVKAVPDLPVNADFENGYADTPDGVAANTKLCIATGVAGLSIEDATGQPDEPLYPFELAVERIRAARRAVDETGSGVMLTARAECFLTGHPDALNEAARRIAAYAEAGADVLYAPGPKTKEQIATIVAAAGGKPVNQLIYGDFGLTVPEIAALGIRRISIGGALARAAWAAFIEATRLIRDEGSFKGFAGNGPSAPLNPFFTADLKARDLKAHS, from the coding sequence ATGGCCTACGCCCCTCAGGTCGACGCCTTTCGCAAGCTGCACGAAGCCGGTTGCTTCGTGATGCCGAACCCATGGGATCTCGGCTCGGCGCGCTGGCTGCATGGCCAGGACTTCAAGGCGCTGGCGACGACGAGCGCGGGCTTCGCCTTCACGCAAGGCCGCGCCGACCAGGACGTGCCGCGCGACATGATGCTCGCCCACATCGCCGAGATGGTGAAGGCGGTGCCGGATCTGCCGGTCAATGCCGATTTCGAGAACGGCTATGCCGATACGCCCGACGGCGTCGCGGCCAACACCAAGCTCTGCATCGCGACCGGGGTCGCCGGCCTCTCGATCGAGGATGCGACCGGCCAGCCGGATGAACCGCTCTACCCGTTCGAGCTGGCGGTCGAGCGCATCAGGGCAGCACGGCGTGCCGTCGACGAGACCGGCTCCGGCGTGATGCTGACGGCGCGGGCCGAATGCTTCCTCACCGGCCACCCCGACGCGCTGAACGAAGCGGCGCGGCGCATCGCGGCCTATGCCGAGGCCGGCGCCGACGTGCTCTATGCGCCTGGCCCGAAGACGAAGGAACAGATCGCGACGATCGTCGCGGCTGCCGGTGGCAAGCCGGTCAACCAATTGATCTATGGCGATTTCGGCCTCACCGTACCGGAGATCGCCGCGCTCGGCATCCGCCGCATCTCGATCGGCGGAGCTCTGGCGCGCGCAGCCTGGGCCGCCTTCATCGAGGCGACGCGCCTGATTCGGGACGAGGGCAGCTTCAAGGGATTTGCCGGCAATGGTCCGTCCGCGCCGCTGAACCCCTTCTTCACCGCTGATCTGAAGGCGCGCGACCTGAAGGCGCACTCGTGA
- a CDS encoding GNAT family N-acetyltransferase: MTTLLDWKAPPFPPAKVLEGQYCRLEPLDVARHLDEIWTATAGHDHIWDWLPAAPPKDKEAYRALLTSMVEKAGIVPLAVIDKVDGKAKGHLWIMEIRPEQGVFEVGWITYAPSLQRTRPATEAIYLVGEYGFSLGYRRYEWKCNNLNEPSKRAALRFGFQYEGLFRQHMVVKGRNRDTAWFSILDSEWPVRAQGFRRWLAPENFDANGAQKFSLTAFNQPTALAGTVPLRRATTNDIPAILALKNAAYTPNESIIGVPSLPRIADYAQVVAEHEVWLADGASGLEAALVLEIEDGKFTLWSIAVAPEAAGRKLGRALMDFADERALALQFDAVHLYTHAKLTQRISWYERLGYVITHHQELADRRLTHMRKQLQKAG, from the coding sequence ATGACGACGCTGCTCGACTGGAAGGCCCCACCCTTCCCGCCCGCCAAGGTGCTCGAAGGCCAGTATTGCCGGCTCGAGCCGCTCGACGTCGCGCGCCATCTCGACGAGATCTGGACCGCCACGGCTGGCCACGACCATATCTGGGACTGGCTGCCGGCGGCACCGCCCAAGGACAAGGAGGCCTATCGCGCCTTGCTGACCTCGATGGTCGAGAAGGCCGGCATCGTTCCTCTCGCCGTGATCGACAAGGTCGACGGCAAGGCCAAGGGCCATCTCTGGATCATGGAGATCCGCCCCGAGCAGGGTGTGTTCGAGGTCGGTTGGATCACCTATGCGCCGAGCCTGCAGCGGACGCGGCCGGCGACCGAAGCGATCTATCTTGTCGGCGAGTACGGCTTCTCGCTCGGCTATCGCCGCTATGAGTGGAAGTGCAACAATCTGAACGAACCCTCCAAGCGCGCCGCCTTGCGCTTCGGCTTCCAATATGAGGGGCTGTTCCGCCAGCACATGGTGGTCAAGGGCAGGAATCGCGACACCGCCTGGTTCTCGATCCTCGACAGCGAATGGCCGGTTCGCGCGCAGGGCTTCCGGCGCTGGCTCGCGCCGGAGAATTTCGACGCGAATGGCGCGCAGAAGTTCTCCCTTACCGCATTCAACCAGCCGACGGCGCTCGCCGGCACGGTCCCGCTGCGCCGAGCCACCACGAACGACATTCCGGCAATCCTGGCGCTGAAGAACGCGGCCTACACGCCCAATGAAAGCATTATCGGCGTGCCTTCGCTGCCGCGTATCGCCGATTACGCCCAGGTCGTCGCCGAGCACGAAGTCTGGCTGGCTGATGGCGCAAGCGGGCTCGAAGCCGCGCTCGTGCTCGAGATCGAGGACGGCAAGTTCACGCTCTGGAGCATCGCGGTCGCGCCCGAAGCTGCCGGGCGCAAGCTCGGCCGCGCGCTGATGGACTTTGCCGATGAGCGCGCCCTGGCACTGCAATTCGACGCGGTCCATCTCTACACCCACGCCAAGCTGACACAGCGCATCAGCTGGTATGAGCGGCTCGGCTACGTCATCACCCATCATCAGGAGTTGGCCGACCGGCGGCTCACTCACATGCGCAAGCAACTGCAAAAAGCCGGCTGA
- a CDS encoding SDR family oxidoreductase — protein MAGRLKGKVAVVTAAGQGIGRAIAEAFVAEGATVYATDKDVALLEGIPKAKKRKLDVLSTKAVEAFAEKIGTIDILVNAAGFVHHGTILECDDKAWEFSFDLNVKSMHRTIKAFVPGMLAAGKGSIVNIASGAGSVRGIPNRYVYGATKAAVIGLTKAVAADYIKKGIRSNAICPGTIQSPSLDHRIKDLAALTKTSEAAARQAFIDRQPMGRLGTAEEIAWLAVYLGSDEASYTTGQIHLADGGFAL, from the coding sequence ATGGCAGGACGTTTGAAGGGCAAGGTTGCGGTCGTCACCGCGGCCGGACAGGGCATCGGCCGCGCAATCGCCGAAGCCTTCGTCGCCGAGGGTGCGACGGTCTATGCGACCGACAAGGATGTCGCCTTGCTGGAGGGCATTCCGAAGGCCAAGAAGCGCAAGCTTGACGTGCTCTCGACCAAGGCGGTCGAGGCCTTCGCCGAGAAGATCGGCACCATCGACATTCTGGTGAATGCCGCCGGCTTCGTGCATCACGGCACGATCCTGGAATGCGACGACAAGGCCTGGGAGTTCTCCTTCGACCTCAACGTCAAATCGATGCACCGCACCATCAAGGCCTTCGTTCCCGGCATGCTCGCCGCCGGCAAGGGCTCGATCGTCAACATCGCCTCGGGCGCCGGCTCGGTGCGCGGCATCCCGAACCGCTATGTCTATGGTGCGACCAAGGCAGCCGTGATCGGCCTGACCAAGGCGGTGGCGGCCGACTACATCAAGAAGGGCATTCGCTCGAACGCGATCTGCCCGGGCACGATCCAGTCGCCCTCGCTCGATCACCGCATCAAGGACCTGGCTGCGCTGACCAAGACCAGCGAGGCCGCCGCCCGCCAGGCCTTCATCGACCGCCAGCCCATGGGCCGGCTCGGCACGGCCGAGGAGATCGCCTGGCTTGCAGTCTATCTCGGCTCCGACGAGGCAAGCTACACCACGGGCCAGATCCATCTCGCCGATGGCGGCTTCGCGCTCTGA
- the denD gene encoding D-erythronate dehydrogenase encodes MHILVLGGAGMVGRKFIERLAHTGELGGKPIDKVTAQDVVAATAPAACPFIFDAVVSDLANEGEAEGLIASRPELIVHLAAVVSGEAEADFDKGYRINLDGTRHLFEAIRKAGGGYKPRLVFTSSVAVFGAPFHDKIEDEFFTTPLTSYGTQKAICELLLSDYSRRGFFDGVGIRFPTICVRPGSPNKAASGFFSNILREPLNGIDAVLPVSDQVRHWHASPRSAVGFLVHAATMDTAAIGPRRNLTMPGYSCTVAEQIEALRKVAGDNVVARIKRVPDPVIDGIVAGWPRDFDPQRATALGFTAESNFEEIIRIHIEDELGGNFVK; translated from the coding sequence ATGCATATTCTCGTTCTCGGCGGCGCCGGCATGGTCGGCCGCAAATTCATCGAACGCCTGGCCCATACCGGCGAACTCGGCGGCAAGCCGATCGACAAGGTCACGGCGCAGGACGTCGTCGCCGCGACTGCGCCTGCGGCCTGCCCCTTCATCTTCGACGCCGTGGTCTCCGACCTCGCCAATGAAGGCGAGGCCGAAGGGTTGATCGCCTCGCGTCCGGAGCTGATCGTGCATCTCGCCGCCGTCGTCTCCGGCGAGGCCGAGGCCGATTTCGACAAGGGCTACCGCATCAATCTCGACGGCACGCGCCATCTCTTCGAGGCGATCCGCAAGGCCGGCGGCGGCTACAAGCCGCGCCTGGTCTTCACCTCCTCGGTCGCCGTGTTCGGCGCGCCGTTCCACGACAAGATCGAAGACGAGTTCTTCACCACACCGCTGACCAGCTACGGCACGCAGAAGGCGATCTGCGAGTTGCTGCTCTCCGACTATAGCCGCCGCGGCTTCTTCGACGGCGTCGGCATCCGCTTCCCGACGATCTGCGTCAGGCCGGGCTCGCCCAACAAGGCGGCTTCCGGCTTCTTCTCCAACATCCTCCGCGAACCGCTCAACGGCATCGACGCCGTGCTGCCGGTCTCCGACCAGGTGCGCCATTGGCACGCCTCGCCGCGCTCGGCCGTCGGCTTCCTGGTTCACGCCGCGACGATGGATACGGCCGCGATCGGCCCGCGCCGCAACCTGACCATGCCCGGCTATTCCTGCACCGTCGCCGAGCAGATCGAGGCGCTGCGCAAGGTCGCTGGCGACAATGTCGTGGCGCGCATCAAGCGCGTGCCCGATCCCGTCATCGACGGCATCGTCGCAGGCTGGCCGCGCGATTTCGATCCGCAGCGGGCGACGGCGCTCGGCTTCACCGCTGAATCGAACTTCGAGGAGATCATCCGCATCCATATCGAGGACGAGCTGGGCGGAAACTTCGTCAAGTAG
- a CDS encoding GIY-YIG nuclease family protein has protein sequence MREPSVYIRRNGTLYVGVTSQLGERAWQHRTGIVLGFTRRYGCKLLVWYERYERMDEAIAREKQIKAGPRARKLTLIEAINPTWRDLYDELA, from the coding sequence ATGCGCGAGCCGAGCGTCTACATCCGACGCAATGGCACGCTTTATGTAGGCGTCACGAGTCAGCTCGGCGAGCGCGCCTGGCAGCATCGGACCGGAATCGTGCTGGGCTTCACTAGGCGCTACGGCTGCAAGCTGCTCGTTTGGTATGAACGCTACGAGCGGATGGACGAAGCAATCGCTCGGGAAAAGCAGATCAAGGCTGGCCCGCGCGCCAGGAAACTGACTCTGATAGAGGCGATAAACCCCACCTGGCGAGACCTGTACGACGAGCTTGCCTGA